One genomic window of Fusarium keratoplasticum isolate Fu6.1 chromosome 3, whole genome shotgun sequence includes the following:
- a CDS encoding Septin-type G domain-containing protein, with amino-acid sequence MSNDQTRRTSFGMLLRRSKSGDLGKGGRKAQALREAELERQRQAASRVAPKLPEFANHSEQLSKSFGPELRPESPASAPRSDYSAIRPSAEYSRGYGAAITSPVAVPVPPLPNGGYDPYARTESMTNRGRYSYASSAISTVNSPRRVRRRKDPTPLNILIIGTRNSGKTSFLEFLKTALALPPKKRAKKGDDEVPENRNTPSGNFIPHYLETEIDGERVGLTLWDSEGLEKNVVDLQLREMSAFLESKFEETFAEEMKVVRSPGVQDTHIHATFLVLDPSRLDRNIASARNPAINGQQNGHASSIRVLGSLDEDLDLQVLRTLQGKTTVIPVIAKADTITTKHMNVLKRSVWDSIKKSGLDPMEALGIDDEDDGSISSDRIAEEEDEDDEDEIAGRREGAQTPEGDDLPIQGSRDSPAASPSSKRLSTSSIRRHRAQEEAKEKDDEIPFLPLSIISPDLYEPGVVGRQFPWGFADPYNEEHCDFQRLKEAVFSEWRSELREASREQWYEGWRTNRLKQREVPYRHR; translated from the exons ATGAGCAACGACCAGACTCGTCGTACCAGCTTCGGGATGTTGCTTCGACGCAGTAAGAGCGGTGATCTGGGCAAGGGCGGCCGTAAGGCGCAGGCCCTTAGAGAGGCCGAGCTCGAACGCCAGCGCCAGGCCGCTTCTCGTGTTGCTCCCAAGCTGCCCGAGTTCGCCAACCATAGCGAACAGCTCTCCAAGTCTTTTGGCCCCGAATTGCGACCCGAGTCGCCAGCCAGCGCCCCCCGTTCCGACTACTCTGCCATCCGACCCTCCGCCGAGTACTCGCGCGGCTACGGTGCTGCCATTACCTCTCCTGTCGCCGTCCCTGTTCCTCCGCTGCCGAATGGCGGCTACGATCCCTATGCCAGAACCGAGAGCATGACCAACCGTGGTCGGTACAGCTATGCTAGTAGTGCTATTAGCACCGTCAACAGCCCTCGTCGCGTTCGCAGAAGAAAGGATCCTACTCCATTGAA CATTCTCATCATTGGCACACGTAACTCTGGCAAGACTTCCTTTCTCGAGTTTCTCAAAACCGCACTCGCTCTCCCACCCAAAAAGCGAGCCAAgaagggtgatgatgaggtccCTGAAAACCGCAACACTCCCTCTGGAAACTTCATTCCCCACTacctcgagaccgagattGATGGCGAGCGTGTTGGCTTGACCCTCTGGGATTCGGAGGGCCTGGAGAAGAATGTGGTTGACCTTCAACTTAGGGAGATGTCAGCCTTCCTTGAGAGCAAGTTCGAAGAGACCTTtgccgaggagatgaaggtcgTGCGCTCCCCAGGCGTACAAGATACCCACATCCACGCGaccttcctcgtcctcgatcCCTCTCGTCTTGACCGTAATATTGCGTCTGCGAGAAACCCAGCCATCAACGGCCAGCAGAATGGCCACGCCTCGAGCATTCgcgttcttggcagccttgacgaggaTCTTGACCTTCAGGTTCTTCGCACCCTCCAGGGCAAGACAACTGTCATCCCGGTCATTGCCAAGGCAGATACCATAACCACGAAGCACATGAATGTGCTCAAGAGGAGTGTGTGGGATAGCATCAAGAAGTCTGGCCTGGACCCTATGGAGGCTCTTGGcattgacgatgaagacgacggcAGCATCTCGTCTGACCGGATtgccgaagaagaggatgaagacgacgaggacgagattGCTGGGCGCCGAGAAGGTGCTCAAACACCCGAGGGCGATGATCTGCCGATCCAAGGCTCGCGAGATAGCCCGGCCGCCTCCCCTAGCTCTAAACGGCTGTCAACGAGCTCTATCCGACGACACCGAGCACAGGAGGAGGCTAaagagaaggatgatgagattCCCTTCTTGCCGctttccatcatcagcccTGACCTGTATGAACCAGGTGTTGTTGGCCGACAGTTCCCCTGGGGATTTGCTGACCCCTACAACGAGGAACACTGTGACTTCCAGCGCCTCAAGGAAGCTGTCTTCAGTGAATGGCGCTCTGAGTTGCGTGAGGCCAGCCGAGAACAGTGGTATGAAGGATGGAGGACGAACCGACTCAAGCAGAGGGAAGTTCCCTACCGCCACCGATAG
- a CDS encoding 40S ribosomal protein S4: MARGIKKHQKRLSAPSHWLLDKLSGTYAPKPSAGPHKLRDCMPLIVFIRNRLKYALNYRETKSILMQRLVKVDGKVRTDSTYPSGFMDVITIEKTGENFRLVYDTKGRFTVHRIQAEEAEYKLGKVKRVQLGRGGIPFLVTHDARTIRYPDPLIKVNDTVKIDLATGKISDFIKFDTGAVVMVTGGRNMGRVGVITHRERHDGGFNIVHVKDAIDNTFATRESNVFVIGQDKPWISLPKGKGVKLTIAEERDRRRAYAIAH, translated from the exons ATGGCCCGCGGAAT CAAGAAGCACCAGAAGCGCCTCAGCGCCCCCTCGCACTGGCTGCTTGACAAGCTGTCCGGCACCTACGCTCCCAAGCCCTCTGCCGGTCCTCACAAGCTCCGCGACTGCATGCCTCTGATCGTCTTCATCCGAAACCGCCTCAAGTATGCTCTCAACTACCGTGAGACCAAGTCCATCCTGATGCAGCGACTGGTCAAGGTCGACGGCAAGGTCCGCACCGACTCCACCTACCCCTCGGGCTTCATGGacgtcatcaccatcgagaAGACCGGCGAGAACTTCCGTCTCGTCTACGACACCAAGGGCCGATTCACCGTCCACCGAATtcaggccgaggaggccgagtaCAAGCTGGGCAAGGTCAAGCGTGTTCAGCTTGGTCGTGGTGGAATCCCATTCTTGGTCACGCACGATGCGAGAAC CATCCGCTACCCTGACCCCCtgatcaaggtcaacgaCACTGTCAAGATTGACCTCGCCACTGGCAAGATCAGCGACTTCATCAAGTTCGACACTGGTGCCGTCGTCATGGTTACCGGTGGACGTAACATGGGTCGTGTTGGTGTCATCACTCACCGTGAGCGCCACGACGGTGGTTTCAACATCGTCCACGTCAAGGACGCCATTGACAACACCTTTGCCACCCGTGAGAGCAACGTTTTCGTCATTGGCCAGGACAAGCCCTGGATCTCTCTgcccaagggcaagggtgtCAAGCTCACCATCGCTGAGGAGCGTGACCGCCGACGCGCCTACGCCATCGCTCACTAA
- a CDS encoding FAD-binding PCMH-type domain-containing protein produces the protein MLTSRSTARALLGRSALRCSVRRGFTTSSRRVSPEASASSHGSSDKTSGWSGSRVLAVAVGAGALGWGVASLSRRGDASRSLEPVAHQSTESRYATLSEMEKAIQKIEKEVGVEGFISTDPEDLHAHGYSEWSTVNPDTLPVAVAYPRTTEQVSVIARICHEHRVPIIPYSGGSSLEGNFSAPYGGVSVDFAYMDKIIQFNKDDMDIVVQPSIGWQDLNAQLLKMGSGLFFPVDPGPSAKIGGMIGTNCSGTNAVRYGTMKDWVINLTVVLSDGRIIKTRRRPRKSSAGYNLNGLFVGSEGTLGLVTEATLKLAVIPEEYSVAVVTFPSIRDAAAAAAGVMQTGIPVAAMEIMDDVQMRVINLGGATKPRIWKETPTLFFKFSGTKEGVRDNITRVQKITAANKGGDFEFARDEREQKLLWSARKESLWSMLSLRKSGQDVWSTDVAVPFSRLADIIEVSKKEMDELGLFAGILGHVGDGNFHEGIMYNKDVPGERAKVEKCVKNMVRRALDMEGTCTGEHSIGWGKKESLLWEVGPETLAIMATLKRALDPRWVMNPGKIMDVPWERTEYPEAEIAVTPNRVVRGE, from the exons ATGCTCACCAGCAGAAGTACGGCCCGAGCCCTCCTGGGCCGCAGTGCTCTGAGGTGCAGTGTCCGCCGCGGCTTCACCACATCGTCAAGGCGTGTTAGCCCCGAGGCTTCGGCGTCTAGTCATGGCAGCTCCGACAAGACTTCAGGTTGGTCTGGATCAAGGGTCttggctgttgctgttggagcCGGGGCTCTTGGTTGGGGAGTCGCTAGTTTGAGCAGACGAGGGGATGCCAGTCGGTCTTTGGAACCAGTTGCCCACCAGTCAACCGAGTCTCGTTACGCTACACTGTCCGAGATGGAAAAG GCCATCCAGAAAATCGAGAAGGAAGTTGGGGTCGAAGGCTTCATCTCGACAGACCCCGAGGATCTTCATGCCCATGGCTATTCAGAGTGGTCGACCGTCAACCCTGACACTCTACCCGTGGCAGTGGCATATCCCCGTACAACAGAGCAGGTATCAGTCATAGCCCGCATCTGCCACGAGCACCGCGTGCCCATCATCCCTTACTCTGGCGGCTCGAGTCTCGAGGGCAACTTCTCAGCCCCCTACGGAGGAGTCAGCGTTGACTTTGCTTACATGGATAAAATTATCCAGTTCAACAAGGATGATATGGACATCGTTGTCCAGCCTAGCATCGGGTGGCAGGATCTTAATGCGCAATTGTTGAAGATGGGCAGTGGGCTCTTTTTCCCTGTTGATCCTG GCCCGAGTGCCAAGATTGGCGGTATGATTGGGACAAACTGCTCTGGTACTAATGCTGTAAGGTATGGTACCATGAAGGACTGGGTCATCAACTTGACTGTTGTCCTGTCTGATGGACGCATCAtcaagacaaggagaagacCGCGCAAGTCATCGGCTGGGTACAACTTGAACGGGCTCTTTGTTGGCTCCGAGGGAACCTTGGGTCTCGTCACAGAAG CCACCCTCAAGTTGGCCGTCATCCCTGAGGAGTATTCGGTTGCCGTCGTCACATTCCCCAGCATCCGCGATGCCGCTGCCGCAGCAGCTGGCGTCATGCAGACAGGCATCCCAGTTGCCGCGATGGAGATCATGGACGACGTCCAGATGAGGGTGATCAACCTAGGTGGCGCTACCAAGCCGCGAATCTGGAAGGAGACGCCGACGCTGTTCTTCAAGTTCTCGGGCACCAAGGAGGGTGTCAGGGATAACATCACGCGGGTTCAAAAGATCACGGCGGCTAACAAGGGCGGCGACTTTGAGTTTGCGCGAGACGAGCGCGAGCAGAAGTTACTGTGGTCTGCGAGAAAGGAGTCGCTCTGGTCAATGCTGTCCTTGAGAAAGAGCGGTCAAGATGTTT GGAGCACCGATGTCGCAGTCCCCTTTAGCCGTTTGGCTGACATTATCGAGGTgagcaagaaggagatggacgagCTTGGTCTTTTCGCTGGGATCCTGGGCCACGTCGGTGACGGAAACTTCCACGAAGGCATCATGTATAACAAAGATGTGCCCGGAGAGCGTGCCAAGGTGGAAAAGTGCGTCAAGAACATGGTAAGACGGGCGCTCGACATGGAGGGCACGTGCACCGGGGAGCACTCGATCGGATGGGGCAAAAAGGAGAGTTTGCTGTGGGAGGTTGGGCCTGAGACGCTGGCAATCATGGCGACGCTAAAGAGGGCGTTGgatcctcgatgggttaTGAACCCAGGCAAGATCATGGACGTGCCGTGGGAGAGGACCGAGTATCCAGAGGCC